The following are encoded in a window of Blastocatellia bacterium genomic DNA:
- a CDS encoding xanthine dehydrogenase family protein molybdopterin-binding subunit, producing the protein MAEYKWPDADKRTLIGKRISRVDGPQKVSGRAKYSFDYNPKGLLFGKIVRCPHAHARVTSIDMSAAEKMPGVKAVHIVQQPGTELFWAGASVAAVAAVDEATAEDAARAVKVVYEVLPHLVVDRDPKTAGDNARPSAAQTVGDADKAFAEAELTVEGFYGLPVITHCCLEPHGSVMEWEGEQNVLAHLSTQAVSGAPGQIARPLEIPAANVRCVQDHIGGGFGSKFSPDEWDITAARLSKKAGKPVKMFNERDAELMVAGSRPSAYAKVKIALKKDGTITGWQSESWASGGMGSGGSPPLPYIFNVPNQRKQHTAIVNNVGSARAWRAPGHPQGCAITMTALEDAAAAVKMDPVDFFLKNMDLVGARAAVYREELGIAADLIGWKKNWHERGDKTAGPIKRGMGLSIHTWGGLGHPSDCDLTIQPDGSIEMKMGTQDLGTGTRTAVMIIVADTLGVPLEAVKLLIGDSRYPVSGGSGGSTTIGGVSASARRASLDALDGLFAKVAPALNADPQELEAVGGRIQVKGQPNRGLSWQQACQKLGGMPLTVRGKNPGPGSLINQGVGGVQMADVSVDIETGIVKMNRMVAVQDCGLIIDLKTAESQVYGALIMGVAYALYEEKIMDQKLGRMLNPNMEFYKLAGIGDIGDFKVHMMTGKGYDERGVIGLGEPPVISPGAAISNAVANAIGVRVPTLPLTPDKILAALEQKGGRKDASI; encoded by the coding sequence ATGGCTGAGTATAAATGGCCCGATGCTGACAAACGCACATTGATCGGCAAACGCATCTCGCGGGTTGACGGCCCGCAGAAGGTCTCAGGCCGGGCGAAGTATTCGTTCGATTACAACCCGAAGGGATTGCTCTTTGGCAAGATCGTTCGCTGCCCGCACGCCCACGCGCGTGTCACCAGCATTGACATGAGCGCCGCCGAAAAGATGCCCGGCGTCAAAGCCGTGCATATCGTCCAGCAGCCCGGCACCGAGCTGTTCTGGGCCGGCGCTTCGGTCGCCGCCGTCGCCGCCGTTGACGAAGCCACCGCCGAAGACGCGGCGCGCGCCGTCAAAGTCGTCTACGAGGTGCTGCCGCACCTTGTTGTTGATCGGGACCCGAAGACCGCAGGCGACAACGCCCGGCCTTCGGCGGCGCAGACCGTCGGCGATGCCGACAAAGCGTTTGCCGAAGCCGAGCTGACCGTCGAAGGCTTCTACGGCCTGCCGGTCATCACGCACTGCTGTCTTGAGCCGCACGGCTCGGTGATGGAATGGGAAGGCGAGCAGAACGTGCTGGCGCACCTTTCGACGCAAGCGGTGAGCGGCGCGCCGGGGCAAATCGCTCGCCCGCTTGAGATTCCTGCCGCCAACGTCCGCTGTGTGCAAGACCATATCGGCGGCGGCTTCGGCAGCAAGTTCAGTCCCGACGAGTGGGACATCACCGCCGCGCGGTTATCGAAGAAAGCCGGCAAGCCTGTGAAGATGTTCAACGAGCGCGACGCCGAGCTGATGGTTGCCGGCTCGCGCCCCTCGGCTTATGCGAAGGTGAAAATCGCTTTGAAGAAAGACGGCACGATCACCGGCTGGCAGTCGGAATCGTGGGCTTCGGGCGGTATGGGAAGCGGCGGCTCGCCGCCACTGCCCTACATCTTCAACGTTCCGAACCAGCGTAAGCAGCACACAGCCATCGTCAACAATGTCGGCAGCGCCCGCGCCTGGCGCGCACCCGGACACCCGCAGGGCTGCGCCATCACCATGACGGCGCTCGAAGACGCGGCGGCGGCGGTCAAGATGGACCCGGTCGATTTCTTCCTGAAGAACATGGACCTGGTCGGGGCCCGCGCCGCAGTCTACCGCGAAGAGCTTGGCATCGCCGCGGACCTCATCGGCTGGAAGAAGAACTGGCACGAGCGCGGCGACAAGACCGCCGGGCCGATCAAGCGCGGCATGGGGCTTTCGATTCACACCTGGGGCGGCCTCGGCCATCCGAGCGATTGCGACCTGACGATTCAGCCCGATGGCTCGATTGAAATGAAGATGGGCACGCAAGACCTCGGCACAGGCACGCGAACGGCGGTGATGATCATCGTCGCCGACACGCTCGGCGTGCCGCTCGAAGCCGTCAAGCTGCTGATCGGCGACAGCCGTTACCCTGTCTCTGGCGGGTCGGGCGGCTCGACGACCATCGGCGGCGTCTCGGCCTCGGCCCGCCGCGCCTCGCTCGATGCGCTGGATGGGCTGTTTGCGAAAGTCGCGCCGGCGCTGAACGCCGACCCGCAAGAACTGGAAGCCGTTGGCGGGCGCATTCAAGTCAAAGGCCAGCCCAACCGCGGCCTGTCTTGGCAGCAAGCCTGCCAGAAGCTCGGCGGCATGCCGCTCACCGTGCGCGGCAAGAATCCCGGCCCCGGCAGCTTGATCAATCAAGGCGTTGGCGGCGTGCAGATGGCCGACGTGTCGGTTGACATCGAAACCGGCATCGTCAAGATGAACCGCATGGTCGCCGTGCAGGATTGCGGCTTGATCATTGACCTGAAGACCGCCGAGAGCCAGGTCTACGGCGCGTTGATCATGGGCGTTGCTTACGCGCTTTACGAAGAGAAGATCATGGATCAGAAGCTCGGTCGGATGCTGAACCCCAACATGGAGTTTTATAAGCTGGCGGGGATTGGCGACATCGGCGACTTCAAGGTTCATATGATGACCGGCAAGGGCTACGACGAGCGCGGCGTCATCGGGTTAGGCGAGCCGCCGGTGATTTCGCCGGGCGCAGCCATCTCGAACGCCGTCGCCAACGCCATCGGCGTGCGCGTGCCGACGCTGCCGCTGACCCCTGACAAGATTCTGGCGGCGTTGGAACAGAAAGGAGGCCGAAAAGATGCGAGCATTTGA
- a CDS encoding D-alanyl-D-alanine carboxypeptidase, with the protein MKSRVLPSRTLLVVLIITLIGALALAAPVKRGSRHGGGSRKASKASGHKAKASRRGGRSERLSARGGRGRQGKLARGRGRYRGSRWARHNVAAVGGGHGSRVHEYLSQEWSKEQTAPLATPASQSATPTMTAVGNQSNRQLAMGNAVPAPASMPDTAKTSPLNQALGNPSSQAANQVPGDATQMPPANPLVQAYADSLAMRGISAANQGFIVTTLKGEVLAEHNADRLYNPASVTKVATSLTAISRLGPDFKFRTALYTDGALDPATGILHGSLYVVGGGDPAFFYENAMMVADKLNRAGVREIDGNFYVLGHFYFNFSTSLEASARALRSCLSSDSWTPAAHSAYSRFLAMRAVEGEPLSSAQMATPPSLKITGQTITSQTINTAPLKPLATHTSLPLLRVLKGLNDFSNNWMATVIGNLVGGPDAVERFLKMEVGFRDDEVQFATPSGLGANYISPRSTITILRKLLAYLDSKGLTIDQLLPVAGVDAGTLQRRFTDTYRAAVVGKTGTLSGVSALAGVAYTRGRGPLLFVIYNRGGSVPSFRAAQDETIKKVITMYGGPVPVRVSGNPLSRAQTVGAEHSSPRR; encoded by the coding sequence ATGAAATCACGAGTCCTTCCCTCCCGCACTCTCCTCGTTGTTTTGATTATCACCCTCATCGGCGCGCTTGCTCTGGCCGCGCCTGTAAAGCGCGGTTCGCGCCACGGCGGCGGCTCGCGCAAAGCCAGCAAAGCGTCGGGCCACAAAGCCAAAGCCAGCCGCCGCGGCGGCAGGTCGGAGCGCCTCTCGGCCCGCGGCGGGCGCGGACGACAGGGCAAACTGGCGCGCGGACGTGGCCGCTATCGCGGCTCGCGCTGGGCAAGGCATAATGTGGCGGCTGTGGGCGGCGGGCACGGCTCGCGCGTCCATGAATACCTGAGCCAGGAGTGGTCGAAGGAACAGACCGCGCCGCTCGCGACACCGGCGAGCCAGTCCGCAACGCCGACAATGACCGCCGTCGGCAATCAATCCAACCGGCAACTGGCAATGGGCAACGCTGTGCCTGCGCCGGCTTCGATGCCGGACACCGCGAAAACCAGCCCGTTGAACCAGGCGCTCGGCAATCCGTCGTCGCAGGCGGCCAATCAAGTTCCTGGCGATGCCACGCAGATGCCGCCGGCGAACCCGCTGGTCCAGGCTTATGCCGACAGCCTGGCGATGCGCGGCATCAGCGCCGCCAATCAAGGCTTCATCGTCACCACGCTGAAAGGCGAAGTGCTGGCCGAGCATAACGCCGACAGGCTCTACAACCCGGCGTCGGTGACCAAAGTCGCCACCTCGCTGACGGCGATCTCGCGGTTGGGGCCGGATTTCAAATTCCGCACGGCGCTCTACACAGACGGCGCGCTCGACCCGGCGACAGGCATTCTGCACGGCTCGCTTTATGTGGTCGGCGGCGGCGACCCGGCCTTCTTCTATGAGAACGCCATGATGGTCGCCGACAAGCTCAACCGCGCCGGCGTTCGCGAAATTGACGGCAACTTCTACGTCCTCGGCCATTTCTATTTCAACTTCTCGACCTCGCTCGAAGCCTCGGCCAGGGCGTTGCGCAGCTGCCTTTCGTCAGATAGCTGGACCCCGGCAGCCCACAGCGCCTACTCGCGTTTCCTGGCCATGCGCGCCGTCGAAGGCGAGCCGCTGTCATCCGCTCAGATGGCCACGCCGCCGTCGCTAAAGATCACCGGCCAGACGATCACCAGTCAGACGATTAACACCGCGCCGCTCAAGCCGCTGGCGACGCATACGTCGCTGCCGCTCTTGCGCGTGCTCAAAGGCTTGAACGACTTCTCGAACAACTGGATGGCGACGGTCATCGGCAATCTCGTCGGCGGCCCGGACGCTGTCGAGCGTTTTCTCAAGATGGAGGTCGGGTTCAGGGACGACGAAGTGCAGTTCGCCACGCCTTCGGGGCTGGGCGCGAATTACATCTCGCCGCGCAGCACAATCACCATCCTGCGCAAACTGTTGGCTTACCTCGACAGCAAAGGGCTGACGATTGATCAGCTATTGCCGGTGGCGGGCGTCGATGCCGGGACGCTGCAAAGGCGATTCACGGACACCTATCGCGCGGCGGTGGTCGGCAAGACAGGCACGTTGTCGGGCGTGAGCGCGCTGGCGGGCGTCGCTTATACGCGCGGGCGCGGGCCGCTGCTCTTCGTGATCTACAACCGCGGCGGCTCTGTGCCTTCGTTCCGCGCCGCGCAGGACGAGACGATCAAGAAAGTCATCACCATGTACGGCGGCCCTGTGCCGGTGCGCGTTTCAGGAAATCCGCTGTCGCGGGCGCAAACCGTTGGGGCCGAGCATAGCTCGCCGAGGCGATAG
- a CDS encoding ATP-dependent Clp protease proteolytic subunit, with the protein MRKVYLFGEINNERSEKFIAQLHELFEESGEPITIYINSCGGSVTDALAIYDVLRAAPCAIHIVGLGKVHSSAITILLAADRGRRASYPNTEFMSHDISWKSDGPRAFLKDRVDQLERTVKQLLRIYTRDTEVSETQARQMFFTDMADHYFSAEEAMEMGFVSQVIAGEVAVGATVANLPVVETPAPQEESSAVNSSQEA; encoded by the coding sequence ATGCGAAAAGTCTATCTATTCGGCGAAATCAACAATGAGCGCTCCGAGAAATTCATCGCTCAACTCCACGAATTGTTCGAGGAGTCGGGCGAGCCGATAACCATCTATATCAACTCATGCGGCGGCTCGGTCACAGACGCGCTGGCCATTTATGATGTGCTGCGCGCCGCGCCCTGCGCCATCCACATTGTTGGCCTCGGCAAAGTCCATTCGTCGGCCATCACCATCTTGCTGGCGGCGGACAGAGGGCGCCGCGCCAGCTATCCCAACACCGAGTTCATGTCGCACGACATCTCGTGGAAGAGCGACGGCCCGCGCGCCTTTCTCAAAGACCGCGTTGACCAGTTGGAGCGCACCGTCAAACAACTGCTGCGCATCTATACGCGCGACACAGAGGTTTCTGAAACGCAGGCGCGGCAGATGTTCTTCACAGACATGGCCGATCATTACTTCAGCGCCGAAGAGGCGATGGAGATGGGCTTCGTCTCCCAGGTCATTGCCGGCGAGGTCGCCGTCGGCGCGACCGTGGCCAATCTGCCGGTCGTCGAAACGCCCGCCCCGCAAGAAGAGAGCAGCGCCGTCAATTCATCGCAAGAGGCGTAG
- a CDS encoding (2Fe-2S)-binding protein → MRDDDDKVVEKEGISRRNFLKVSGISLTVPLVLGPRIVRAGGAEVKVFGPGKIPVTLTVNGKAFKTEIEPRVTLLEALRNDLDLTGAKRVCDRGTCGACTVIVDGKPAYSCTVLAIEAQGRSITTVEGLMQGDNLHPIQQAFIDNDAQQCGFCTPGFVVACKAFLDKHPNPTPEQIQKGLGGNLCRCGTYMGIRAAVMQAANQQKGGRRNG, encoded by the coding sequence ATGCGTGATGATGATGACAAGGTCGTCGAGAAGGAAGGCATCTCGCGGCGAAACTTTCTTAAAGTATCGGGCATCTCTTTGACCGTGCCGCTGGTGCTTGGCCCGCGCATTGTGCGCGCCGGCGGCGCTGAGGTCAAAGTTTTTGGCCCCGGCAAAATCCCGGTCACGCTGACCGTCAACGGCAAGGCGTTTAAAACAGAAATCGAGCCGCGCGTCACCTTGCTCGAAGCTTTGCGCAATGACCTCGACCTGACCGGCGCCAAGCGCGTCTGCGACCGCGGCACGTGCGGCGCTTGCACGGTCATCGTTGATGGCAAGCCGGCTTACTCCTGCACCGTGCTGGCCATCGAAGCGCAGGGCCGCAGCATTACCACTGTTGAAGGCTTGATGCAGGGCGACAATCTGCACCCCATCCAGCAAGCGTTCATCGACAACGACGCGCAGCAGTGCGGCTTCTGCACACCCGGCTTCGTCGTCGCCTGCAAGGCGTTCTTAGACAAGCATCCCAACCCGACGCCCGAACAGATTCAGAAAGGGCTGGGCGGCAATCTCTGCCGCTGCGGCACCTACATGGGGATTCGCGCCGCGGTCATGCAGGCCGCCAATCAGCAGAAAGGGGGGCGACGCAATGGCTGA
- a CDS encoding FAD binding domain-containing protein encodes MRAFEYASATTKEQAVGLLGTTWDDAAVLAGGTDLISLMKDDVAQPKRLVNIKEIKDLHGVRSRSDKTLTIGASTTLQELVDDAQVSGYRALVQAAESIGSQQVRAMATVGGNLCQRPRCWYYRAGYGLLARDSSGEPLVPTGDNRYHAILGNDGPAYFVSPSSLAAALIVYGAKLAVFGPKGAREVAAEQFYVIPKAEGDREHDLKPNEIVTHIMLPAVAGMRSATYKVHQREGLDWPLATAAVALKMDGDKVSAARIVLGHVAPIPWRSPEAEAALIGKAISEATATAAGDAAVSKAKALSGNGYKIQLARVAVKRAILDAAQGGGK; translated from the coding sequence ATGCGAGCATTTGAATACGCCAGCGCAACCACCAAAGAGCAGGCCGTCGGGCTGCTCGGCACCACCTGGGATGACGCCGCCGTGCTTGCCGGCGGGACCGATTTGATCTCGCTGATGAAAGACGATGTCGCGCAGCCGAAGCGGCTCGTCAATATCAAAGAGATCAAAGACCTGCACGGCGTCCGCTCAAGGTCGGACAAGACGCTCACCATCGGCGCATCAACCACGCTGCAAGAGTTGGTTGATGATGCGCAGGTGAGCGGCTATCGCGCCTTGGTGCAAGCCGCCGAAAGCATTGGCAGCCAGCAGGTCCGCGCGATGGCGACGGTCGGCGGTAACCTCTGCCAGCGCCCGCGCTGCTGGTATTACCGCGCGGGGTATGGCTTGCTGGCGAGAGACAGCAGCGGCGAGCCGCTCGTGCCGACCGGTGACAATCGCTATCACGCGATACTCGGCAATGACGGCCCGGCTTATTTCGTCAGCCCGTCGAGCCTCGCGGCGGCGTTGATCGTCTATGGCGCGAAGCTCGCGGTCTTCGGGCCGAAGGGCGCGCGCGAAGTGGCGGCGGAACAGTTCTACGTCATCCCGAAAGCCGAAGGCGACCGTGAACACGACTTGAAGCCTAACGAGATCGTCACGCACATCATGCTGCCGGCGGTGGCGGGCATGAGATCCGCGACCTATAAGGTGCACCAGAGAGAGGGGCTTGATTGGCCGCTGGCGACGGCGGCGGTCGCTCTGAAGATGGACGGCGACAAGGTGAGCGCGGCGCGCATCGTGCTGGGCCATGTCGCGCCGATCCCTTGGCGCTCGCCGGAGGCCGAGGCGGCGCTCATCGGCAAGGCGATCAGCGAAGCGACGGCCACGGCGGCGGGCGACGCGGCGGTCAGCAAGGCCAAAGCTCTAAGCGGCAACGGCTACAAAATCCAATTGGCGCGCGTCGCGGTCAAGCGCGCGATTCTCGATGCGGCGCAAGGAGGTGGCAAATGA
- a CDS encoding DUF1326 domain-containing protein — MRRIIALASLVVAMLALATSGQAQHISGDYVETRSADVWTGPCVANGEVNLSGDQAILAWRVNKGEWNGVALEGLSVVGVVKAGATLGDQYNNPYPAKAVLIVDEKATAEQRQALVGMAQAMAGELLQNVVRVEVAPIQLQVSHDGGHYDKVALRAGQMAGIETRMIGKKDHLCGNEEVYYQPLVSVTHAMPAVAELDEYQGPSLGVRWTVHGKRSAFVGSFAR; from the coding sequence ATGCGAAGAATCATTGCTCTAGCTTCTCTGGTCGTTGCGATGCTGGCGCTTGCGACAAGCGGTCAGGCGCAGCACATCAGCGGCGATTATGTCGAAACGCGCAGCGCCGATGTCTGGACAGGGCCATGCGTCGCCAATGGCGAGGTCAACCTCAGCGGCGATCAGGCGATCCTTGCGTGGCGAGTCAACAAAGGCGAATGGAACGGCGTGGCGCTCGAAGGCTTGAGCGTTGTCGGCGTTGTCAAAGCCGGCGCGACGCTCGGCGATCAATACAACAATCCCTATCCGGCGAAAGCTGTGCTGATCGTTGACGAGAAAGCCACCGCCGAACAGCGCCAGGCATTGGTCGGAATGGCACAGGCGATGGCCGGCGAGCTGTTACAGAACGTCGTCCGCGTCGAGGTCGCGCCGATTCAATTACAGGTCAGCCACGACGGCGGCCACTATGACAAAGTCGCGTTGCGCGCCGGTCAGATGGCGGGCATCGAAACCCGCATGATCGGCAAAAAAGATCACCTCTGCGGCAATGAAGAGGTCTATTACCAGCCGCTGGTGAGCGTCACTCACGCCATGCCGGCAGTGGCCGAGCTGGACGAGTACCAGGGGCCGAGCCTCGGCGTTCGCTGGACGGTGCATGGCAAGCGCAGCGCTTTTGTCGGCAGCTTTGCGCGCTAA
- a CDS encoding GAF domain-containing protein has translation MSETLQSLLHNPIFLIAVVAIVLIIFFLIIWLVLRARPGKGKNEAALRAELVEMEREHQFAAAAEQVPYMREAAAVAHEAAQAFRDYLGLPLLAVYVGREKDEQLKNVLPEETENGQPPGLQASLPEALNANTLGNFWKPQQTKLGFFTGELPAATFVTGSLADAQPPDEAAVEGEAAARADGTMTQATLAAGLDIVVFPWRGAYDWTGTFLAQAAPTVTPESLQRLREPVTRLGDRLAVALEFERERQELFALDERASRSAAFSRAVIACLDQPSPLAGIAREVARLLGAESAALWRIEPGAAMVRMVAAYGLKSAEFLPLPVGQGLAGNIAQTGEPLSLENAPADPRCIFPREARESGIVAYLGVPVASDDHALGIVEVHKSQPHPWSESDLRSLKSAASIISEIMKGAEQRGDRLRVESAYMGLSEALHNLRTPGEVMEAVVEVLGHALGVSRALIVPLDDKSDAMPVRHEFVAQGVKPAAGVTFASPELTRLAALADAEPMAINDSRHASPMGNDRANELQVMSEMIVPVRIAGTMRALLYLHQCDRTREWQQDEIEFADRVARQLALSLTNVMAHDKALREVQGAREEALRTGGQAAGRIRELEQKLADAERALNELRAADQQGRGQLAKASAAEAKARAEAEVIRRTEAEARQERDRLRSELARVEASSQQLLDINRLKSEFIVNAGNEIDGSLQSVLGLAELLERGNYGPLTAEQHDAVRGIYAAARRMKGDVDWLIEYGGARSRRLEDGAEKQG, from the coding sequence ATGTCCGAAACGTTGCAAAGCCTTTTGCATAACCCGATTTTCCTCATCGCTGTCGTGGCCATCGTCCTTATCATCTTCTTCCTTATCATCTGGCTGGTCCTGCGCGCGCGGCCCGGCAAAGGCAAGAATGAAGCGGCGCTGCGCGCCGAGCTGGTCGAGATGGAGCGCGAGCACCAGTTTGCCGCCGCCGCCGAGCAGGTGCCGTATATGCGCGAGGCCGCCGCCGTCGCCCACGAAGCCGCGCAGGCATTCCGCGATTACCTCGGCCTGCCGTTGCTGGCGGTCTATGTGGGGCGCGAGAAAGACGAGCAGCTCAAGAACGTCTTGCCCGAAGAGACCGAAAACGGCCAACCCCCCGGCCTGCAAGCGTCGCTGCCCGAGGCGCTCAATGCCAACACCCTCGGCAATTTCTGGAAGCCGCAGCAGACCAAGCTCGGTTTCTTCACCGGCGAGCTGCCCGCCGCCACCTTTGTCACAGGCTCGCTTGCCGACGCTCAGCCGCCCGATGAAGCGGCCGTCGAAGGCGAGGCGGCGGCACGGGCGGATGGGACGATGACGCAGGCGACACTGGCGGCTGGTCTCGACATCGTCGTCTTTCCCTGGCGCGGGGCTTATGATTGGACGGGCACCTTTCTGGCGCAAGCCGCGCCGACGGTCACGCCCGAATCGCTGCAACGCCTGCGCGAGCCTGTGACTCGACTAGGCGACCGGCTGGCGGTTGCGCTTGAGTTCGAGCGCGAGCGCCAGGAACTGTTCGCCCTCGATGAGCGCGCCTCGCGCAGCGCAGCGTTTTCGCGCGCCGTGATTGCTTGCCTCGATCAGCCGTCGCCGCTCGCCGGCATCGCCCGCGAAGTCGCTCGGCTGCTGGGCGCAGAGAGCGCCGCGCTGTGGCGGATCGAGCCGGGCGCGGCAATGGTCAGAATGGTCGCGGCCTATGGGCTGAAGTCTGCCGAGTTCTTGCCGCTGCCCGTCGGCCAGGGCTTAGCCGGCAACATCGCTCAGACGGGCGAGCCGCTATCGTTAGAGAATGCGCCGGCAGACCCGCGCTGCATCTTTCCGCGCGAGGCGCGCGAGAGCGGCATTGTCGCTTACCTCGGCGTGCCTGTGGCGAGTGATGACCATGCGCTCGGCATCGTCGAAGTGCATAAGTCGCAGCCGCACCCGTGGAGCGAATCCGACCTGCGAAGCCTCAAATCGGCAGCCTCGATCATCTCCGAAATCATGAAAGGCGCAGAGCAGCGCGGCGACCGGCTGCGCGTCGAGAGCGCCTACATGGGATTATCAGAGGCGTTACACAACCTGCGCACGCCGGGCGAAGTGATGGAGGCCGTCGTCGAAGTACTGGGCCACGCGCTCGGTGTGTCGCGCGCCTTGATTGTGCCGCTCGACGACAAGAGCGATGCCATGCCTGTGCGCCATGAATTCGTGGCGCAGGGCGTGAAACCGGCTGCTGGAGTCACTTTCGCGTCGCCTGAGCTGACCCGGCTGGCGGCGCTTGCCGACGCCGAGCCGATGGCGATCAACGATTCGCGCCATGCCTCGCCGATGGGCAATGACCGCGCCAACGAGCTACAGGTCATGTCGGAAATGATCGTCCCGGTTCGCATCGCGGGGACGATGCGCGCCCTGCTCTACCTGCACCAGTGTGACCGTACGCGCGAATGGCAGCAGGACGAGATTGAATTCGCCGACCGCGTTGCCCGCCAGCTGGCGCTTTCTTTGACCAACGTGATGGCGCACGACAAGGCGCTGCGCGAAGTGCAGGGCGCGCGCGAAGAGGCGCTGCGCACGGGGGGCCAGGCCGCCGGGCGCATCCGTGAGTTGGAGCAGAAACTCGCAGATGCCGAGCGTGCCCTGAACGAGCTGCGCGCCGCTGACCAGCAAGGCCGTGGGCAGCTGGCGAAGGCTTCAGCCGCCGAGGCGAAAGCGCGCGCCGAAGCCGAGGTCATTCGCCGCACCGAAGCCGAAGCTCGCCAGGAACGCGACCGGCTGCGTAGTGAATTGGCGCGCGTCGAAGCCTCTTCGCAACAACTGCTCGACATCAACCGGCTGAAGAGCGAATTCATCGTCAACGCCGGCAACGAAATTGACGGCTCGCTACAGAGCGTGCTTGGACTTGCGGAGTTGCTGGAGCGCGGCAACTATGGGCCGCTGACCGCGGAGCAACATGATGCGGTCCGCGGCATCTATGCGGCGGCGCGGCGCATGAAGGGCGATGTAGACTGGCTGATCGAATATGGCGGCGCGCGCTCGCGGCGGCTCGAAGATGGGGCCGAGAAGCAAGGCTGA
- a CDS encoding cytochrome c peroxidase, whose product MKTPRLLLLFAFCLLPFAFCLAAQPPAFDFKLPLGISRDLWTYFIPKDNPLTVEKVALGRALFFDKRLSANGTVSCATCHAPERAFTDGRPVAEGINGRRGTRNSPTLLNAMFNTGQFWDGRAESLEAQARLPLVNPDEMGSQTDEQIIARLRGQPDYVRQFEGVFGGAITMQAIARAIAAYERTLVAGNSPFDRFQAGELNALSSAARSGLILFRGKARCNVCHTVNNGFGAYPFLSDGNYRNTGVAATAAGFAALSRRAAQVAGDFTPALLTEIGKQPDAPLLGRFLVSGNTLDIGAFRTPSLRNVELTAPYFHDGSAATLADVVKFYVKGGNENAFRDWQLEAVDLSEDEQRDLVEFLKALTSDEARQMVSAGPK is encoded by the coding sequence TTGAAAACGCCACGTCTGCTCTTGCTTTTTGCCTTTTGCCTTTTACCTTTTGCCTTTTGCCTTGCGGCGCAGCCGCCGGCCTTCGACTTCAAATTGCCGCTCGGCATCTCGCGTGACCTCTGGACCTACTTCATCCCCAAAGATAATCCGCTGACCGTCGAGAAGGTGGCACTGGGCCGCGCCCTCTTTTTCGACAAGCGATTGTCTGCCAACGGCACAGTCAGTTGCGCCACCTGTCATGCGCCCGAACGAGCCTTCACCGACGGCAGGCCCGTCGCCGAAGGGATTAATGGCAGACGTGGGACTCGCAATTCGCCGACTCTGCTGAATGCCATGTTCAACACCGGCCAGTTCTGGGACGGGCGCGCCGAATCGCTCGAAGCCCAGGCGCGGCTGCCGCTGGTCAACCCCGACGAGATGGGCAGTCAGACCGACGAGCAGATCATTGCGCGGCTCCGCGGTCAGCCGGATTATGTGCGGCAATTCGAGGGCGTCTTTGGCGGCGCGATTACCATGCAAGCCATCGCCAGGGCCATCGCCGCATACGAGCGCACGCTGGTCGCCGGCAACTCGCCCTTTGATCGCTTCCAGGCGGGCGAGCTCAATGCCCTGAGCAGCGCCGCGCGTAGCGGCCTGATTTTGTTTCGCGGCAAGGCTCGCTGTAATGTTTGCCACACGGTCAATAATGGCTTTGGCGCGTACCCGTTTCTGAGCGACGGCAACTATCGCAACACCGGCGTCGCGGCAACCGCCGCGGGGTTCGCTGCCCTAAGCCGCCGGGCCGCGCAGGTCGCCGGTGACTTCACGCCCGCCTTGCTCACGGAGATAGGCAAGCAGCCGGATGCGCCTCTGCTCGGCAGATTCCTGGTGAGCGGCAACACGCTCGACATCGGCGCTTTTCGCACGCCTTCATTGCGTAACGTCGAGCTGACCGCGCCTTACTTTCATGACGGCAGCGCCGCGACGCTCGCCGATGTCGTCAAGTTTTATGTCAAGGGCGGCAACGAGAACGCTTTCCGCGACTGGCAACTGGAAGCCGTGGATTTGAGCGAGGACGAGCAGCGCGACCTTGTGGAATTCCTCAAAGCCTTGACCAGCGACGAGGCCAGGCAGATGGTCTCAGCCGGGCCGAAATAG